Proteins encoded by one window of Erwinia pyrifoliae DSM 12163:
- a CDS encoding DsbE family thiol:disulfide interchange protein gives MSKKVLSIPLVLFLLLAAALLWQLNRNADGDDPTRLESALLGKPVPVFKLESLGEPGKTFDQSVLKDGKPLLLNVWATWCPTCRAEHQYLNSLAAQGVRVVGLNYKDDRQKAIHWLNTLGNPYGLSLYDGDGMLGLDLGVYGAPETFLIDGRGIIRYRHAGYLNERVWNQEVKPLWQKYSQEGAA, from the coding sequence ATGAGCAAGAAAGTTCTCTCTATTCCGCTGGTGCTATTTTTGCTGCTGGCCGCCGCGCTGCTGTGGCAGCTCAATCGTAATGCCGACGGCGACGATCCGACGCGTCTGGAATCGGCGCTGCTGGGAAAGCCGGTGCCGGTATTTAAGCTGGAATCGCTGGGGGAGCCAGGGAAAACCTTTGACCAGTCGGTGCTGAAGGACGGTAAGCCGCTGCTGCTGAACGTCTGGGCCACCTGGTGCCCGACCTGCCGTGCGGAACATCAGTATCTCAACTCGCTGGCCGCCCAGGGAGTGCGCGTGGTGGGGCTGAACTATAAGGACGATCGTCAGAAAGCCATTCACTGGCTCAACACGCTGGGAAATCCTTATGGCTTAAGCCTGTATGACGGGGACGGCATGCTCGGGCTGGATCTCGGCGTGTACGGCGCACCGGAAACTTTCCTTATCGACGGTCGCGGCATAATCCGCTATCGCCATGCCGGTTACCTGAATGAGCGGGTGTGGAACCAGGAAGTGAAGCCGCTGTGGCAAAAGTACAGTCAGGAGGGCGCAGCATGA
- the fadL gene encoding long-chain fatty acid transporter FadL: MNHKNLLAKSALTAAVALVSSHALAAGFQLNEFSTVGLGRAYSGEGAMGDTAASASRNPATMALMDRPMFSIGAVFIDPDVNVDGQSGSGNSLRANNIAPTQWVPNIHYVQPLNDRWWVGASATSNYGLATEFNDGYAGGPFAGKTDLMTMNLNLSTAYRLNQHFSFGIGFDAVYARAKIERTIGELGGLLPAYGLPAAPADTQVAHLKGDEWGYGWNAGVLYEVDDNNRFGLSYRSEVKIDFDGNYRSAVPVAYNAIGSQFGLPTGTGGNTIPGSLSLHLPEMWEVSGYHKVAPQWAVHYSMAYTSWSQFQELKATGSNGQELFYKDESYHDAWRIALGTSYFYDENWTFRTGIAFDDSPVPADKRSISIPDQDRLWLSAGTSYAFNENASVDVGVSYMHGQKVTIKEGNDPVASRLNGQPTPYVFNSSGKAWLYGASFNYKF; encoded by the coding sequence ATGAACCATAAAAACCTGCTTGCTAAATCTGCCCTCACAGCAGCAGTGGCGTTAGTTTCTTCCCATGCTCTGGCGGCTGGCTTCCAGCTTAACGAATTCTCAACCGTTGGTTTAGGCCGTGCTTACTCTGGCGAAGGCGCAATGGGAGATACTGCGGCTTCCGCCAGCCGCAACCCGGCCACCATGGCATTAATGGATCGCCCGATGTTTTCCATCGGCGCGGTGTTTATCGATCCGGATGTCAACGTTGACGGGCAGTCCGGTTCCGGTAATAGCCTGAGAGCCAATAACATCGCCCCTACGCAGTGGGTTCCCAATATCCACTATGTGCAACCTCTTAATGACCGCTGGTGGGTGGGTGCTTCTGCTACCAGCAATTATGGTCTGGCGACAGAATTTAACGATGGTTATGCGGGCGGTCCGTTTGCCGGCAAAACCGATCTGATGACCATGAACCTTAATCTGAGCACCGCTTATCGTCTCAATCAGCACTTTAGCTTCGGCATCGGCTTTGACGCCGTGTATGCCCGGGCAAAAATCGAACGCACTATCGGTGAACTGGGGGGGTTATTGCCCGCTTACGGCCTGCCTGCTGCGCCAGCAGATACCCAGGTTGCCCATCTGAAAGGCGATGAATGGGGATACGGCTGGAACGCCGGAGTGCTGTACGAAGTTGACGATAATAACCGCTTTGGCCTGAGCTACCGCTCGGAAGTTAAAATTGATTTTGACGGTAATTACCGCAGCGCTGTTCCGGTAGCGTATAACGCGATTGGCTCGCAGTTTGGCTTACCGACGGGAACCGGCGGCAATACCATCCCCGGCTCCCTGTCGCTGCATCTGCCGGAAATGTGGGAAGTCTCCGGTTACCATAAGGTCGCACCTCAGTGGGCGGTACATTACAGTATGGCCTATACCAGCTGGAGCCAGTTCCAGGAGTTGAAAGCCACCGGCAGCAATGGCCAGGAACTGTTCTATAAAGATGAGAGCTACCACGATGCCTGGCGCATTGCGTTGGGCACCAGTTACTTCTACGATGAAAACTGGACCTTCCGCACCGGTATTGCATTCGATGACAGCCCGGTTCCGGCAGATAAACGCTCCATTTCCATTCCCGATCAGGATCGTCTGTGGCTAAGCGCCGGCACCTCCTATGCATTTAATGAAAATGCCTCGGTAGATGTCGGCGTCTCTTATATGCATGGTCAGAAGGTAACGATTAAAGAAGGCAACGATCCGGTTGCCAGCCGCCTGAATGGTCAGCCGACCCCTTATGTCTTTAATTCCAGCGGCAAAGCCTGGTTATATGGTGCAAGCTTTAACTATAAGTTCTGA
- a CDS encoding cytochrome c-type biogenesis protein CcmH, protein MKRYLILLVTLLFSSLAQADNGDIYPFDSVAQEQQYRHLTESLRCPKCQNNSIADSNAMIAGDMRLKVYQLLRAGQTPEQIKAYMVARYGHFVSYQPPLTPSTLILWAGPALFVLIGALAIVLRSRQRRTAPVLDAEQQRRLNALLHKNGKQS, encoded by the coding sequence ATGAAGCGTTACCTGATCCTGCTGGTCACGCTGTTGTTCAGCAGCCTGGCTCAGGCCGATAACGGTGATATTTACCCGTTTGACTCCGTTGCCCAGGAGCAGCAGTACCGTCATCTGACCGAATCGCTGCGCTGCCCGAAATGTCAGAACAACAGCATTGCCGATTCTAACGCGATGATCGCCGGGGATATGCGGCTTAAGGTGTATCAGCTGCTGCGCGCCGGGCAGACGCCAGAGCAAATCAAAGCCTATATGGTGGCGCGCTATGGTCATTTTGTCTCCTACCAGCCGCCGCTCACCCCATCAACGCTGATCCTCTGGGCTGGCCCGGCGCTGTTTGTCCTCATCGGCGCGCTGGCGATCGTTCTGCGCAGCCGCCAGCGGCGGACAGCGCCTGTACTGGATGCAGAGCAGCAACGGCGGCTTAATGCGCTGTTGCACAAAAACGGGAAGCAATCATGA
- the ccmI gene encoding c-type cytochrome biogenesis protein CcmI has translation MSGFWLLIALLLLASCTLVVLAGSRSSTGSAPDRDTLNQRFYHQRLRELEDDEAQGVVDGRPEIIHELQQALLMDIPEQPAAQRRQISRWVLLPGVLVLLLVCCGVYFKAGGLQQLLAWQQVQNELPVLRARAMNPNARPLTMEQLARLALGVRSELQQSPDNFNDWMLLGRLGMVLNNASTASQAFRRALQLSPNDTGARMSYAEVLARSGDPQDNREASAILNEMVSHDRRNLQLLGLLAFNNFSLQNYAQAMDIWQKMLQLLAADDGRVALIQRSIAEAKSALGGQENRLALTVRLSDAAEKMLPLRGVLYISVTDGNSPIPVAVKEVPLSHFPLSLTLDDSNAMMPDRLLSAQRQLQVRVRISRDGSAHPQPGDWYGLSAVTPFTGQQQLAVDINRQ, from the coding sequence ATGAGCGGGTTTTGGCTCCTTATTGCGCTGCTGCTGCTGGCGAGCTGCACACTGGTCGTGCTGGCAGGCAGCCGTAGCAGCACCGGCAGCGCTCCCGATCGCGACACGTTAAACCAGCGCTTTTATCATCAGCGTCTGCGCGAACTGGAAGACGATGAAGCACAGGGCGTGGTCGATGGCCGGCCGGAAATAATACACGAACTGCAACAAGCCCTGCTGATGGACATACCCGAACAGCCAGCCGCCCAACGGCGCCAGATTAGCCGCTGGGTATTGCTGCCCGGGGTGCTGGTATTGCTGTTAGTCTGCTGCGGCGTCTACTTTAAAGCAGGTGGTCTGCAACAGCTGCTGGCCTGGCAGCAGGTGCAAAACGAGCTGCCCGTACTGCGCGCCCGGGCGATGAACCCCAATGCTCGTCCGCTGACGATGGAGCAGCTGGCAAGGCTGGCTCTTGGGGTTCGCAGTGAGTTACAGCAGTCTCCGGATAATTTTAACGACTGGATGCTGCTCGGACGCCTCGGCATGGTGCTGAATAATGCCTCCACTGCCTCGCAGGCCTTTCGTCGCGCATTGCAGCTGTCACCTAACGATACCGGCGCGAGGATGAGCTATGCAGAGGTGCTGGCCCGTTCCGGCGACCCGCAGGATAACCGCGAGGCGAGCGCCATACTAAACGAGATGGTCAGCCACGATCGGCGTAATCTACAGCTGCTGGGATTATTGGCATTTAATAACTTCAGCCTGCAAAACTACGCCCAGGCGATGGATATCTGGCAGAAAATGCTGCAGCTGTTAGCGGCTGACGATGGACGGGTTGCCCTGATCCAGCGCAGTATTGCCGAAGCCAAAAGCGCCCTGGGAGGGCAGGAAAACCGGCTGGCATTAACGGTGAGATTGTCAGATGCGGCAGAAAAAATGTTGCCGTTGCGCGGAGTGTTGTATATTTCTGTTACTGACGGCAACTCGCCGATCCCGGTAGCGGTAAAAGAAGTGCCGCTGAGTCATTTTCCTTTATCACTCACGTTGGACGACAGTAACGCCATGATGCCGGATCGGCTGTTATCCGCGCAGCGTCAGTTGCAGGTGCGCGTCCGCATTTCACGCGACGGTAGCGCTCATCCGCAACCGGGTGACTGGTACGGTCTGAGTGCGGTAACACCATTCACGGGGCAGCAGCAGCTTGCCGTTGACATAAACCGGCAGTAG
- the ccmD gene encoding heme exporter protein CcmD gives MTPAFSSWQDFFAMGGYALYVWLAVAFTLIPLAALVVHTCWQRRRLLDDIRQRRAREQRIQAAKVKKATQAVSGEQA, from the coding sequence ATGACGCCTGCTTTCTCTTCCTGGCAAGATTTCTTCGCCATGGGGGGCTATGCTCTCTACGTCTGGCTGGCCGTCGCCTTTACCCTTATCCCTCTCGCAGCCCTGGTTGTGCATACCTGCTGGCAGCGCCGTCGTCTGCTGGACGATATCCGTCAGCGTCGGGCGCGTGAGCAGCGCATTCAGGCGGCAAAAGTGAAAAAAGCGACACAGGCCGTTAGCGGAGAGCAAGCATGA
- the ccmE gene encoding cytochrome c maturation protein CcmE, whose amino-acid sequence MNPRRKNRLVLVMVVLAGLGLATALVMYALRSNIDLFYTPGEMINGKGQQQLKPEAGQRLRVGGVVMPGSVKRDPNTLQVAFKLYDASGVISVSYDGILPDLFREGQGVVAQGVLQDATLVIAKEVLAKHDEKYTPPEIKDAMKPPLPAKVAGDNSARPS is encoded by the coding sequence ATGAATCCCCGTCGTAAAAATCGCCTGGTACTGGTGATGGTGGTACTGGCCGGACTGGGGCTGGCAACGGCGCTGGTGATGTACGCGCTGCGTTCCAACATCGATCTGTTTTATACCCCAGGCGAAATGATTAATGGCAAAGGGCAGCAGCAGCTGAAGCCGGAAGCGGGCCAGCGTCTGCGCGTGGGGGGGGTGGTGATGCCGGGCAGCGTTAAGCGGGATCCGAATACGCTGCAGGTGGCATTTAAACTGTATGATGCCAGCGGGGTGATTAGTGTCAGCTACGATGGCATCCTGCCGGACTTGTTTCGGGAAGGGCAGGGCGTGGTGGCACAGGGCGTGTTACAGGACGCAACTCTCGTTATCGCCAAAGAGGTGTTGGCGAAGCATGATGAAAAATACACCCCGCCGGAAATAAAAGATGCGATGAAGCCGCCCCTTCCAGCCAAAGTGGCCGGCGATAACAGCGCGAGGCCGTCATGA
- the fadI gene encoding acetyl-CoA C-acyltransferase FadI, which translates to MSKAFPLLARQADRIAITHGLRTPFARQATAFHGIPALELGRMVVSELLARSEIPPEVIEQLVFGQVVQMPEAPNIAREIVLASAMSAHTDAYSVSRACATSFQAVVNVAESLMAGTIQAGIAGGADSSSVLPIGVSKKLARLLLDVNKARSLAQKLKLFSQLRPRDLLPVAPAVAEYSTGLRMGDSAEQMAKSHGITREQQDALAWRSHQRAASAWQQGLLNDEVMMACVPPWEQPFEQDNNVRADSTLQDYARLRPAFDRRHGTVTAANSTPLTDGAAAVIMMTESRARALDITPLGYLRSYAFCAIDVTRDMLLGPSYASPLALDRAGITLADLSLIDMHEAFAAQTLANLKMFTDRRFAREVLNRPQALGEVDPERFNVLGGSIAYGHPFAATGARMITQTLNELGRRGGGLGLVTACAAGGLGAAMVLEVA; encoded by the coding sequence ATGAGTAAGGCATTCCCTTTGCTGGCGCGTCAGGCCGACCGCATCGCTATCACCCACGGGCTACGCACCCCGTTTGCCCGCCAGGCGACGGCCTTCCACGGCATCCCGGCACTGGAGCTGGGGCGCATGGTGGTCAGTGAACTGTTGGCGCGTAGCGAAATCCCTCCCGAAGTGATTGAACAACTGGTTTTCGGTCAGGTGGTACAGATGCCGGAAGCGCCCAATATTGCCCGTGAAATCGTGCTTGCCAGCGCCATGAGCGCCCACACCGACGCTTACAGCGTCAGCCGCGCCTGTGCCACCAGTTTTCAGGCGGTGGTCAACGTGGCGGAAAGCCTGATGGCCGGCACTATTCAGGCGGGGATTGCCGGCGGCGCGGATTCGTCATCGGTGCTGCCGATAGGCGTCAGCAAAAAACTGGCGCGGCTGCTGCTGGATGTCAATAAAGCGCGTAGCCTTGCACAAAAGCTAAAGTTGTTCAGCCAGCTGCGCCCACGCGACCTGCTGCCGGTAGCGCCAGCGGTGGCCGAATACTCCACCGGGTTGCGCATGGGCGACAGCGCCGAACAGATGGCGAAAAGTCATGGCATCACGCGTGAACAGCAGGACGCGCTGGCCTGGCGTTCTCATCAGCGCGCCGCAAGCGCCTGGCAGCAGGGCTTGCTGAATGATGAGGTGATGATGGCCTGTGTCCCGCCGTGGGAACAGCCGTTCGAACAGGATAACAATGTGCGTGCTGATTCAACGCTGCAAGATTATGCACGTTTGCGCCCGGCGTTTGACCGCCGCCACGGCACGGTGACCGCCGCTAACAGTACGCCGCTTACCGACGGCGCGGCGGCGGTGATCATGATGACGGAATCGCGCGCCAGGGCGCTGGATATCACGCCACTTGGCTATCTGCGCAGCTATGCTTTCTGCGCCATAGACGTGACCAGAGACATGCTGCTGGGGCCGTCGTATGCCTCGCCGCTGGCGCTGGATCGCGCTGGCATCACTCTCGCCGATTTGAGTCTGATCGACATGCACGAAGCCTTCGCGGCGCAAACCCTTGCCAACCTGAAGATGTTTACCGATCGGCGCTTCGCCCGTGAGGTGCTGAATCGTCCGCAGGCTCTGGGAGAGGTAGATCCGGAGCGGTTCAATGTGCTGGGCGGCTCTATCGCCTATGGCCATCCGTTTGCCGCTACCGGGGCGCGAATGATTACCCAGACGCTAAACGAACTGGGTCGTCGCGGTGGCGGGCTGGGGCTGGTGACCGCTTGCGCGGCCGGTGGGCTGGGTGCGGCGATGGTTCTGGAGGTTGCATAA
- a CDS encoding heme ABC transporter permease: MWKWIHQLGKPERLYSLCGRFLPWFAVPGVAALLLGWAWGFGFAPPDYQQGNSYRIIYIHVPAAIWSMGIYASMAIAALIGLVWQWKTADLAAMAMAPVGAVLTFIALVTGSAWGKPMWGTWWIWDARLTSELVLLFLYMGAIALYHAVDDRRMAGRAAGILILVGVVNLPVIHYSVQWWNTLHQGSSGVLQQAIDPSMRMPLRWSILGYLLVLIALTLMRLRNLLLQAERHRPWVWELAAKGGRKI, translated from the coding sequence ATGTGGAAATGGATACATCAACTGGGTAAGCCGGAGCGGCTTTACTCGTTATGCGGCCGTTTTTTGCCGTGGTTTGCCGTTCCCGGCGTAGCGGCATTGCTGCTTGGCTGGGCGTGGGGATTCGGCTTTGCTCCTCCTGATTATCAGCAGGGCAACAGCTATCGTATTATCTATATCCATGTGCCTGCCGCGATATGGTCGATGGGTATTTATGCCTCAATGGCGATAGCCGCGCTGATCGGGCTGGTCTGGCAGTGGAAAACCGCCGACCTCGCTGCAATGGCGATGGCCCCGGTAGGAGCCGTGTTGACCTTTATCGCGCTGGTAACCGGCTCCGCCTGGGGAAAACCGATGTGGGGAACCTGGTGGATCTGGGATGCGCGTCTGACCTCCGAACTGGTGCTGCTGTTCCTTTATATGGGAGCGATAGCGCTCTATCACGCGGTTGACGATCGTCGTATGGCAGGGCGTGCGGCGGGTATTCTGATCCTGGTCGGCGTGGTCAATTTGCCGGTGATCCACTACTCGGTGCAGTGGTGGAATACGCTGCATCAAGGCTCTTCCGGCGTTTTACAGCAGGCTATCGATCCCAGCATGCGCATGCCGCTGCGCTGGTCTATCCTCGGCTATCTGCTGGTGTTGATCGCCCTGACGCTGATGCGTCTGCGCAATCTGCTGTTGCAGGCTGAACGCCACCGCCCGTGGGTATGGGAACTGGCCGCAAAGGGAGGGCGTAAAATATGA
- the mlaA gene encoding phospholipid-binding lipoprotein MlaA yields the protein MNYRLTGLALASILMVGCASSPTADEPAGHADPLEGFNRTMFNFNYNVLDPYVVRPVAVAWRDYLPLPARNGLSNFTSNLGEPASMVNYFIEGNPYKAMVHFNRFFLNTLLGMGGLIDVASMANPKLAKEENRAFGSTLGHYGVGYGTYVEIPGYGGFTPRENVGGLVDYVYPPFSWMTWWMSAGKWVVEGIETRARLLDSDAIVKNSNDPYAFIRAAYFQHHDFLASDGKLIPQENPNAAAIQSDIGDIDAQ from the coding sequence ATGAACTATCGCCTGACGGGCTTAGCACTGGCAAGCATACTGATGGTGGGCTGTGCCAGTTCGCCAACGGCGGATGAACCAGCAGGTCATGCCGATCCGCTGGAAGGCTTCAACCGCACCATGTTCAACTTCAACTACAATGTACTGGATCCGTATGTTGTGCGTCCGGTTGCCGTTGCATGGCGTGATTATTTACCGCTCCCTGCCCGCAACGGGCTGAGCAATTTCACCAGTAACCTTGGTGAACCCGCCTCAATGGTCAACTATTTCATTGAAGGTAACCCGTATAAGGCGATGGTTCACTTCAATCGCTTCTTCCTTAATACCCTGTTAGGGATGGGCGGACTGATTGACGTAGCGAGCATGGCCAACCCGAAACTGGCGAAAGAAGAGAACCGCGCTTTCGGTAGTACCCTTGGTCATTACGGCGTGGGTTACGGCACCTATGTCGAAATCCCAGGCTACGGTGGCTTTACGCCGCGTGAAAACGTGGGTGGCTTGGTGGATTATGTTTATCCGCCGTTTAGCTGGATGACATGGTGGATGTCTGCCGGTAAGTGGGTGGTGGAAGGGATTGAAACCCGCGCCCGGCTGTTGGACTCGGATGCCATCGTCAAAAACTCAAACGATCCCTATGCGTTTATACGCGCCGCCTACTTCCAGCATCATGATTTCCTTGCCAGTGACGGCAAGTTAATCCCGCAGGAAAACCCTAACGCGGCGGCGATCCAAAGCGATATTGGCGATATTGATGCTCAGTAA
- the ccmB gene encoding heme exporter protein CcmB: MFLPVLKRELRIAFRSSAEILHPLWFFLIVITLFPLGLGAEPQLLARIAPGIVWVAALLSSLLALERMFRDDFLDGSLEQLLLLPLPLPLTVISKVTAHWLVTGLPLLLLSPLIALFLALDFASWRAVALTLLLGTPTLSLLGAIGVGLTVGLHRGGVLLSLLVLPLAVPVLIFSSAAIDAAAQGLAINGYLAILGAILAGSAAIAPFATAAALRVSLN, from the coding sequence ATGTTCCTGCCCGTGCTGAAACGGGAGTTGCGGATTGCTTTTCGCAGCTCTGCGGAAATCCTTCACCCGCTGTGGTTTTTTCTGATTGTAATAACGCTGTTTCCCCTGGGATTGGGGGCGGAACCGCAGCTGCTGGCGCGTATCGCTCCTGGTATCGTCTGGGTAGCGGCGCTGCTCTCCTCACTGCTGGCGCTGGAACGGATGTTCCGCGATGATTTTCTCGATGGGTCGCTGGAACAGCTGCTGCTGCTTCCCCTGCCGCTCCCCTTGACGGTAATAAGTAAAGTCACCGCCCACTGGCTGGTTACCGGACTGCCCCTGCTGCTGCTGTCGCCGCTGATTGCGCTGTTTCTGGCGCTGGATTTCGCCAGCTGGCGTGCGGTGGCGCTAACATTATTACTCGGTACGCCAACGCTCAGCCTGCTGGGCGCGATTGGCGTCGGCCTGACGGTGGGGCTGCATCGCGGTGGAGTTTTACTCAGCCTTCTGGTGCTGCCGCTGGCGGTACCGGTGCTGATTTTTTCCAGCGCGGCCATTGATGCCGCAGCGCAGGGGCTGGCGATAAACGGCTATCTTGCAATTCTCGGAGCTATCTTGGCAGGCAGCGCCGCGATTGCGCCTTTTGCCACTGCAGCAGCATTGCGCGTGAGCTTAAACTAA
- a CDS encoding heme lyase CcmF/NrfE family subunit, producing MIPEIGSFLLCLALALSLLLSVYPLWGAARQDLRLMGMARPLSYALFACIAAAFLILVHAFVVNDFSVTYVATHSNTLLPVYYRMAATWGAHEGSLLLWVLLLSGWTLAVALLSRTMPLEAVARVLAVMGIINLGFLLFITLTSNPFSRTLPDFPIEGSDLNPMLQDIGLIFHPPLLYMGYVGFSVAFAFAIASLMSGRLDTAWARWSRPWTTAAWVFLTIGIVLGSAWAYYELGWGGWWFWDPVENASFMPWLAGTALIHSLAVTEKRGTFKAWTVLLAITAFSLSLLGTFLVRSGVLVSVHAFASDPARGMFILALLIIFIGGSLLLYAIKGGKVRSRVQNEVWSRESFLLGNNVLLIAAMLVVLLGTLLPLVHKQLGLGTISIGAPFFNTLFTWLMAPLALLLGIGPLVRWRRDEPQKLWKRLSLALVVTLLLSVLLPWLMQDRIEAMTVVGLLMALWVIILTLMELHERATHRHRFVSGLRHLSRSHWGMVLGHLGVAVTVIGIAFSQNYSVERDVRMKTGDSVDINNYHFTFRDVDRLQGPNYSGGVGLIDVTRNGHYEATLRAEKRYYSVARTMMTEAAIDGGFTRDLYAALGEELDGNSWAVRLYYKPFVRWIWFGGVFMALGGVLCLLDPRYRTRKQTLMEPQ from the coding sequence ATGATCCCTGAGATTGGAAGTTTCCTGCTGTGTCTGGCGCTGGCGCTGTCATTACTGCTTAGCGTTTATCCGCTATGGGGCGCGGCGCGCCAGGATTTGCGGCTGATGGGCATGGCACGGCCACTGTCATACGCGCTGTTTGCCTGTATCGCCGCCGCCTTTTTGATCCTCGTGCATGCTTTTGTGGTGAATGATTTTAGCGTCACCTATGTGGCGACGCACTCCAACACGCTGCTGCCGGTTTATTACCGCATGGCTGCTACCTGGGGGGCGCATGAAGGCTCGCTGTTGCTATGGGTCCTACTGCTCAGCGGCTGGACGCTGGCGGTGGCGCTGCTCAGCCGCACTATGCCGCTGGAAGCGGTTGCCCGCGTGTTGGCGGTGATGGGTATCATCAACCTCGGTTTCCTGTTGTTTATCACGCTTACCTCTAATCCGTTTAGCCGCACGCTGCCGGATTTTCCGATCGAGGGCAGCGATCTTAATCCGATGCTGCAGGATATCGGACTGATCTTCCATCCGCCGCTGCTGTATATGGGCTACGTCGGTTTCTCCGTGGCATTTGCCTTTGCCATTGCTTCGCTGATGTCCGGGCGGCTGGATACGGCCTGGGCGCGCTGGTCGCGTCCGTGGACCACGGCAGCCTGGGTCTTTCTCACTATTGGCATTGTGTTGGGTTCAGCGTGGGCTTACTACGAACTCGGCTGGGGCGGCTGGTGGTTCTGGGATCCGGTAGAAAACGCCTCGTTTATGCCGTGGCTGGCCGGTACAGCGCTGATCCACTCGCTGGCCGTTACTGAAAAACGCGGCACTTTCAAAGCCTGGACCGTGCTGCTGGCGATTACCGCTTTTTCCCTCAGCCTGCTGGGCACCTTCCTGGTGCGCTCCGGGGTGCTGGTGTCGGTGCATGCCTTTGCCTCCGATCCGGCGCGCGGCATGTTTATTCTCGCTTTGCTGATCATCTTCATCGGCGGGTCGCTCCTGCTGTACGCTATCAAAGGCGGCAAGGTGCGCAGCCGGGTGCAGAATGAAGTCTGGTCGCGTGAATCCTTCCTGCTGGGGAATAACGTGCTGCTGATTGCCGCCATGCTGGTGGTGCTGCTCGGCACGCTGTTGCCGCTGGTGCATAAACAGCTTGGTTTGGGCACTATATCCATCGGCGCACCGTTCTTTAATACGCTGTTTACCTGGCTGATGGCCCCGCTGGCGCTGCTGCTGGGCATCGGGCCACTGGTGCGCTGGCGGCGTGACGAGCCGCAGAAACTGTGGAAACGGCTGTCGCTGGCGCTGGTGGTGACGCTGCTGCTGTCGGTTCTGCTGCCGTGGCTGATGCAGGATCGCATTGAGGCGATGACGGTAGTCGGGCTGTTGATGGCGCTGTGGGTGATTATCCTGACGCTGATGGAGCTGCACGAACGCGCCACCCACCGTCATCGCTTCGTCAGCGGTTTGCGCCATCTGTCGCGCAGTCACTGGGGCATGGTGCTGGGCCATCTCGGCGTGGCGGTGACGGTGATTGGCATTGCCTTCAGCCAGAACTACAGCGTGGAGCGCGATGTGCGTATGAAGACAGGGGACAGCGTGGATATCAACAATTATCACTTCACGTTTCGCGATGTCGATCGCTTACAGGGGCCAAACTATTCCGGCGGCGTTGGCCTGATTGACGTCACGCGCAACGGCCATTACGAAGCCACGCTGCGCGCAGAAAAACGCTACTACAGCGTGGCGCGCACCATGATGACAGAGGCGGCGATTGACGGCGGTTTTACCCGCGATCTCTATGCCGCACTGGGCGAAGAGCTGGACGGTAACTCATGGGCAGTACGCCTCTATTACAAACCTTTCGTACGCTGGATTTGGTTTGGCGGCGTATTTATGGCGCTGGGTGGCGTTTTATGCCTGCTGGACCCGCGCTACCGCACGCGTAAACAAACGCTAATGGAGCCGCAATGA
- the ccmA gene encoding cytochrome c biogenesis heme-transporting ATPase CcmA, which translates to MLAARNLTCLRDERALFSDLSFTVSPGDIVQVEGPNGVGKTSLLRILAGLSRTEQGQVLWQRQLIQRQRENYYASLLYLGHRPGIKALLTPFENLSFWYAQRPQHELWHALEQVNLTGYEELPAAQLSAGQQRRVALARLWLSQVPLWILDEPFTAIDKSGVEKLMALFVRHTQLGGAVVLTTHQELPASVRDMRRICLSAGGY; encoded by the coding sequence ATGCTGGCAGCCCGAAATCTGACATGTCTGCGCGACGAGCGAGCCCTGTTTAGCGACCTCAGTTTCACCGTATCGCCGGGCGATATTGTGCAGGTTGAAGGGCCTAATGGCGTGGGGAAAACCTCTCTTCTGCGTATTCTCGCTGGCCTGAGCCGTACCGAACAGGGCCAGGTGCTCTGGCAACGGCAGCTTATTCAGCGCCAGCGTGAGAATTATTATGCCAGCCTGTTGTACCTTGGCCACCGGCCCGGAATTAAAGCGCTGCTGACCCCCTTCGAAAACCTGAGTTTCTGGTATGCACAGCGTCCGCAGCATGAACTGTGGCACGCGCTGGAGCAGGTAAACCTGACCGGTTATGAAGAACTGCCCGCAGCACAACTTTCGGCCGGTCAGCAGCGTCGTGTAGCGTTGGCCCGGCTCTGGCTAAGCCAGGTGCCGTTGTGGATCCTTGATGAGCCGTTTACGGCGATAGATAAATCCGGGGTGGAAAAGCTGATGGCGCTGTTTGTGCGCCATACGCAGCTGGGCGGTGCCGTGGTTCTGACTACCCACCAGGAGCTGCCCGCATCGGTACGCGATATGCGCCGCATCTGCCTCAGCGCGGGGGGCTATTGA